One Thermofilum pendens Hrk 5 DNA segment encodes these proteins:
- a CDS encoding DUF504 domain-containing protein, giving the protein MQNPMRNYLNRLLWDKTLDKSSVVVKFISRSAVSDEGSFLGTQVLRVTRDGVVISVEGFEKFIPFTRITEIEENGRVVFSKKLGVYF; this is encoded by the coding sequence TTGCAGAACCCTATGAGGAACTACTTAAACAGGCTTCTCTGGGATAAAACGCTGGATAAAAGCTCCGTTGTAGTGAAATTCATCTCGAGAAGCGCGGTGAGCGACGAGGGCAGCTTCCTGGGGACTCAGGTGCTCAGGGTTACGAGGGACGGGGTAGTGATCTCTGTGGAGGGCTTTGAGAAGTTCATACCTTTTACGCGGATAACAGAGATAGAAGAAAATGGTAGGGTAGTATTCAGCAAGAAGCTCGGGGTATACTTCTAG
- the gap gene encoding type I glyceraldehyde-3-phosphate dehydrogenase, whose amino-acid sequence MKIRVGINGFGRIGRNFLRAALKNEKFFDKFEIVAINDLGSPKMLAYLLKYDSVFGRLPNKVEVKDNKLVVDGMEMLVLNEASPEKLPWKDLGVDVALEATGRFTDREKAALHLKAGAKKVVVTAPSKGADVTIVMGVNHHMYDPKKHEVISNASCTTNCLAPVVYVLLKNFGLEWGFMTTVHAYTNDQRVLDLIHPEDFRRTRAAALNIIPTTTGAARALHLVIPEVKGKLDGMAMRVPVADGSVVDLVAQIGREITKEELDAAFKEAAETYLKGILEYVDEPIVSSDIVGNPHSSIYDAQASMVLGGKSNKVKVVAWYDNEWGFSNRLVDLLLYMSEKGI is encoded by the coding sequence ATGAAGATACGCGTCGGTATTAACGGGTTTGGACGCATAGGGAGAAACTTTCTGAGAGCGGCCCTAAAGAACGAGAAGTTCTTCGACAAGTTCGAGATCGTGGCAATCAACGACCTCGGATCCCCGAAAATGCTGGCATACCTGCTGAAGTACGACTCGGTATTCGGACGCCTACCCAACAAGGTCGAGGTTAAGGACAACAAGCTCGTTGTAGACGGCATGGAGATGCTTGTGCTAAACGAGGCTAGCCCCGAGAAGCTACCCTGGAAAGATCTCGGAGTAGACGTCGCGCTCGAAGCCACGGGTAGGTTCACAGACAGGGAGAAGGCCGCCTTGCACCTGAAGGCAGGCGCGAAGAAGGTTGTCGTCACAGCGCCTTCCAAGGGTGCCGACGTGACCATAGTGATGGGCGTTAACCACCACATGTACGACCCGAAGAAGCACGAAGTCATCTCCAATGCTTCGTGTACTACGAACTGCCTCGCCCCAGTAGTGTACGTGCTTCTCAAAAACTTCGGCCTAGAGTGGGGATTCATGACCACTGTACACGCCTACACAAACGACCAGAGAGTACTGGACCTCATACACCCGGAGGACTTTAGGAGGACGCGCGCCGCCGCGTTGAACATAATCCCGACGACGACTGGGGCTGCAAGGGCGCTACACCTGGTAATCCCCGAGGTAAAGGGCAAGCTGGACGGTATGGCGATGCGCGTCCCGGTTGCTGACGGCTCAGTCGTGGACCTCGTGGCTCAAATAGGGAGGGAGATAACCAAGGAAGAGCTCGACGCGGCCTTCAAGGAGGCTGCCGAGACATACCTGAAGGGTATCCTGGAGTACGTCGACGAGCCGATAGTGTCCTCGGACATAGTCGGCAACCCACACTCCTCCATCTACGATGCCCAGGCAAGCATGGTGCTCGGGGGCAAGAGCAACAAGGTAAAGGTGGTCGCTTGGTACGACAACGAGTGGGGCTTCAGCAACAGGCTCGTCGACTTGCTACTGTACATGTCCGAGAAAGGAATCTAA
- a CDS encoding metallophosphoesterase family protein, giving the protein MSRVRFLAVSDVHGKEDLVDKFIEWVQRDSLPYDFVVAAGDMGNPQRPGSMCRILKKIASSLKKNVYYVKGNWDIEGSCGDPAVLDLDETGPLFFGNIVLVGHGRRAEPYDIPRANNVTVLVTHYPPYSILDRGKVIDSNHRSLHAGVVDINYLIDVYRPRVHIFGHSHSYGGLDVEHNGVVYVNVARLDRLLKNGESIGNYAVIDVGGSGDVRVEWRFINGTWKRCAGCGRVVHIPEKWALCRRCAHKSELKFTKITGVPYRARLVIKDPLTQKLVYSKEVRIPFYTLKDYQTLEEFVDAVVLREAKSFLSDGSSKVLELPKDKVLEFYNSSSAKRLTPFSEYLFACDESVSGSKLCLLMRVFSADKQAHVMWKISEEAETGRRLLEQYVLFKEEQASMLNFLVRRLSEAGFRVLAYSLEALQG; this is encoded by the coding sequence GTGTCAAGGGTCAGGTTCCTAGCAGTGTCGGACGTGCACGGAAAAGAGGACCTGGTGGACAAGTTCATTGAGTGGGTGCAGAGGGACAGCCTGCCGTACGACTTCGTAGTGGCGGCTGGGGACATGGGGAACCCGCAGAGACCTGGCAGCATGTGCCGCATACTCAAGAAGATTGCGTCGTCGCTGAAGAAAAACGTTTACTACGTGAAGGGGAACTGGGACATAGAGGGCAGTTGCGGGGATCCCGCGGTTCTCGACCTGGACGAAACGGGTCCCCTGTTCTTTGGAAACATAGTGCTGGTGGGGCACGGGCGGAGGGCAGAGCCCTACGATATCCCGAGAGCTAACAATGTAACGGTGCTCGTCACGCACTACCCGCCTTACAGCATACTCGACAGAGGCAAGGTGATAGACAGCAATCACCGCTCGCTCCACGCCGGGGTCGTGGACATAAACTACCTCATCGACGTGTACAGGCCGCGGGTCCACATATTCGGGCATAGCCACAGCTACGGCGGGCTCGACGTGGAACACAACGGAGTCGTATACGTCAACGTGGCTAGGCTTGATAGGTTGCTCAAGAACGGGGAGTCCATAGGGAACTACGCGGTGATAGACGTGGGAGGCTCGGGGGACGTCCGCGTCGAGTGGAGGTTCATCAACGGTACTTGGAAGAGGTGCGCCGGGTGCGGGCGAGTAGTGCACATACCGGAGAAGTGGGCGCTATGCAGGAGGTGTGCCCATAAATCAGAGCTGAAGTTCACCAAGATCACGGGGGTTCCGTACAGGGCGAGGCTCGTCATAAAAGACCCGCTGACGCAGAAGCTCGTCTACTCCAAGGAGGTGAGGATCCCGTTCTACACCTTAAAGGACTACCAGACCCTAGAGGAATTCGTGGACGCCGTGGTCCTGAGAGAGGCGAAGAGCTTCCTCTCCGACGGGTCCTCCAAGGTACTGGAGCTACCGAAGGACAAGGTCCTCGAATTCTACAACTCGAGCTCCGCGAAACGCCTAACGCCGTTCAGCGAGTACCTGTTCGCATGCGACGAGTCCGTGAGCGGCTCGAAGCTGTGCCTACTGATGCGAGTCTTCTCGGCTGACAAGCAGGCACACGTCATGTGGAAAATAAGCGAGGAGGCGGAGACCGGTAGAAGGCTCCTAGAGCAATACGTACTTTTCAAGGAGGAACAGGCAAGCATGCTGAACTTCCTCGTTAGAAGGCTCTCGGAGGCAGGTTTCAGGGTTCTAGCCTACAGCCTTGAGGCATTGCAGGGCTAG
- a CDS encoding carboxypeptidase regulatory-like domain-containing protein encodes MRTHRLIVFLLLSGALLAAVKLYAEPTFAFSQRVFFPAVSAYEVLPGKGYVACLVNGDCSLVSTNGTEILRRHVSVYEMIFLRLLPERNVLVGVDEKGIVYFLNASTLDPIDSFTTSRSDENYVEGAALSRDGRFLALKVKYTLVYNNNKYSEARLAVVDLQLRKRVFERDLSTANDKLVEIFSLGFAGNYLVTETIDTKCELCQYTDNKIEVYRVDENGATKLASFQSGMTVKAIFGGFLVAQRVQANQTGDHLTYVFRLPNLEIVAKKQLPRVRTFIPFGNDSFLALFSNGALKLCNPNLDCRDLLTVPERALVASDGEDLLVFTAGNIDVYSYTGALAKTGSQQVSWSIAPSPPSSAVARKGSYACLYGDNMVVAAFKITSVKLTIRVLDEAGNILPGAQLIIRGKGGPLLRNAEQGVVQLELPPGVYEVSVARQGFSPVDYPLNLTSDTFLELRLSREAPKRVSVVVAVFGETGEPLPEANVKLVGPEVVSTRTDSRGYAGFNVPIGNYTVIVEAGRYERYEGRISVGANFTDPIRVTLKLKRAEVSLRAVGDGVQGVKVYAVSMSTGEKFELPLNGTRALPLDAYSLLVNSSGDTVCNVTGSVFALSEGSNLTLILRCGKISLARLNPEPVVNILSNKTISGRRLNMTLDLRFDVTLYNSSTLSLRDVQRGRILVIEFFYTQCTGCKYLLPVLKRIAESGNATVVSLSVSPLDTNEVLRRYIEENNVTWLVGRAGDDLVQAFNVSAFPTVVVIDGDRVVFVGMGAKEELESAQKALTLAWNLTALLNPLRAGTLLSPETLMAVGGFITLAALMLGGGRDEEELSKESSLNSDTSALLNLSDSVYSPYIQALEIPRKEDSGEVDPGVELE; translated from the coding sequence ATGAGGACACACAGACTGATAGTGTTTCTCCTGCTTAGCGGCGCGTTGCTTGCGGCAGTGAAGCTCTACGCGGAGCCTACGTTCGCGTTTTCGCAGAGGGTGTTCTTTCCGGCTGTAAGCGCGTACGAGGTTTTGCCGGGGAAAGGCTACGTGGCTTGCCTCGTAAACGGGGACTGCAGCCTGGTTAGTACGAATGGTACGGAAATTCTTAGAAGGCACGTCTCAGTATACGAGATGATTTTTCTACGCTTATTGCCCGAGAGAAACGTACTGGTAGGAGTTGACGAGAAAGGGATAGTATACTTCTTGAACGCCTCAACACTCGACCCTATAGACTCCTTTACCACGTCGAGAAGCGACGAGAACTATGTCGAAGGTGCCGCCTTAAGCCGGGACGGTCGCTTTTTAGCGCTTAAGGTCAAGTACACCTTGGTCTACAATAATAACAAGTACTCCGAGGCTAGGCTTGCAGTAGTAGACCTCCAGCTGAGGAAAAGGGTGTTCGAGCGCGACCTATCTACGGCGAACGACAAGCTGGTCGAAATATTCTCCCTGGGGTTCGCCGGCAACTACCTGGTAACCGAGACTATTGACACTAAGTGCGAGTTGTGCCAGTACACTGACAATAAAATAGAGGTTTACCGCGTAGACGAGAATGGAGCCACCAAGCTGGCCTCCTTCCAGTCCGGAATGACTGTAAAAGCTATATTCGGGGGCTTCCTCGTAGCTCAGAGGGTGCAGGCGAACCAGACGGGGGACCACCTCACGTACGTCTTTAGGCTTCCCAACTTAGAGATAGTGGCGAAGAAACAATTGCCGCGCGTAAGGACGTTCATCCCGTTCGGAAACGACTCTTTCCTAGCGCTCTTCTCCAACGGCGCATTGAAGCTGTGCAACCCTAACCTGGACTGCCGGGACCTACTAACGGTGCCCGAAAGAGCCCTCGTCGCGAGCGACGGCGAAGACTTACTCGTATTCACGGCAGGAAACATCGATGTATACAGCTACACTGGAGCGCTAGCGAAAACAGGAAGTCAGCAAGTATCGTGGAGCATCGCACCAAGCCCTCCGAGCTCGGCAGTAGCTCGTAAAGGGTCATACGCGTGCCTATACGGCGACAACATGGTAGTCGCCGCCTTCAAGATCACAAGCGTGAAGCTTACCATCAGGGTGCTGGACGAGGCGGGCAACATCCTGCCGGGCGCCCAGTTGATCATTAGGGGAAAGGGCGGGCCCCTTTTGAGGAACGCCGAGCAAGGCGTAGTGCAACTCGAGCTACCCCCGGGTGTTTACGAGGTAAGCGTAGCCAGGCAAGGGTTCAGCCCAGTAGACTACCCGTTAAACCTCACGTCGGACACGTTTCTCGAGCTGAGGCTGTCCCGGGAGGCTCCAAAAAGGGTTAGCGTTGTCGTCGCGGTTTTCGGCGAAACTGGAGAGCCTCTGCCGGAGGCAAACGTAAAGCTTGTAGGACCAGAGGTTGTAAGCACCAGGACGGATTCTAGGGGTTACGCGGGCTTCAACGTCCCCATTGGAAACTACACGGTAATAGTTGAGGCGGGGAGGTACGAGCGCTACGAGGGAAGGATCTCCGTAGGTGCAAACTTCACGGACCCGATTAGAGTTACTCTTAAGCTAAAGAGAGCCGAGGTGTCGCTTCGCGCCGTGGGGGACGGTGTTCAAGGCGTGAAGGTGTACGCGGTCTCGATGTCTACAGGGGAGAAGTTCGAACTACCGCTGAACGGGACGCGAGCGTTGCCGCTTGACGCCTACAGCTTGCTAGTTAACTCTAGCGGGGACACTGTGTGCAACGTCACAGGTAGTGTCTTCGCGCTCTCGGAGGGCAGCAACTTGACCCTCATTCTGCGTTGCGGAAAAATCTCCTTGGCAAGGCTCAACCCCGAGCCCGTGGTTAACATCCTATCGAACAAGACTATCTCCGGGAGGAGGCTTAACATGACGCTAGACCTACGGTTTGATGTAACCCTTTACAACTCATCTACCCTGAGCCTGCGTGACGTGCAGAGAGGAAGAATCCTCGTGATAGAGTTTTTCTACACTCAGTGCACAGGGTGTAAGTACTTGTTACCTGTGCTTAAACGCATCGCAGAAAGCGGTAACGCCACCGTTGTGTCACTCTCCGTTTCCCCACTTGACACGAACGAAGTGCTACGGAGGTACATCGAAGAGAACAACGTGACGTGGCTCGTGGGCAGGGCCGGCGATGACCTCGTGCAGGCGTTCAACGTGTCGGCTTTCCCCACGGTAGTGGTAATCGACGGAGACAGAGTGGTATTCGTCGGCATGGGGGCTAAGGAAGAGCTAGAGTCCGCGCAGAAAGCCCTGACGCTCGCCTGGAACCTCACAGCCCTGCTTAACCCGCTCCGAGCAGGAACTCTACTGAGCCCCGAGACCCTCATGGCCGTAGGAGGATTTATAACCCTTGCCGCGTTGATGCTTGGAGGTGGGAGGGATGAGGAGGAACTCTCTAAAGAAAGCAGCCTCAATAGTGATACTAGCGCTCTTCTTAATCTCAGCGATAGCGTATATAGCCCTTACATTCAGGCCCTAGAGATCCCTAGGAAAGAGGACAGCGGGGAGGTAGACCCAGGAGTAGAGCTAGAGTAG